In the genome of Planctomyces sp. SH-PL62, the window CCTCTTCGAGACGCCCGAGGTGGGCGAGGGGGCCAGGGATCGGCTCGACGCCCGGGGCCTCTCGGATCGTTGCCGGGTCGTCTCGGGCGACTTCTTCCAGTCGATCCCGGAAGGCGCCGACGCCTGCATCCTCAAGAGCGTCATCCACGACTGGGACGACGCCCGCGCCACGATCATCCTCAAGCACTGCGCCCGGGCCGTGGGCCGGGGGGGGCGGGTGCTGCTGGCGGAGATGATCGTCCCGCCCGGCGACGGCCCCCACCCCGCCAAGCTGCTCGACCTGGAGATGCTCGTCATGGTCGGAGGCCGCGAGCGGACCGGCGACCAGTTCCGCGAGCTGCTCGCCGGCGCCGGGATCCGGCTCGCCAGGATCGTCCCCACCGCCTCACCGATGTGCGTCGTCGAGGGCGTCGTGGAGGGCTGACGGGCCTGCGGAGGCGTCGGGGTAAAAGCGGGCGAGGCGCACCGATTCCTTGGCGCCCCGCCCGCCCGGGGAGTGTTTCAAGAGGGTGATCGCGGGGGGACGGGCGGACTCTTGGGATGAAGACTTGTGGGGGCGTTCCGGCCGTCCCGCCTCGGCGGTCGGCTGTATTATGCCTCCCCCGCGACGGAACGCAAATCGACGCGAGGGGATTCGCCGGGATTCGTCGCGAAGCCGGGCGCGAGGCCGGGCCGCGAGGTTGATCCGGGGGTCCGCGCGGGCGTAAACTGCGTCCTGGACGGGTTCCCCGTAGGCCTCTCCCTGTCACCCGGATGAATGAAGACATCGCCATGAGACGAACACGCCCCACGCTCGCGGGAATCCTCGCGACCGCCGCAATCGCCCTCGCCGGCGCGACGCTCGGGACGCCTTCCCGGGCCGAGGACGGCCCCTGGCCCGTCGCGAAGGCCGCCGCCTGGGGCGAGGCCCACCCCTGGCTCGTCGGCTGCAACTACTGCCCGAGCACGGCCATCAATCAACTGGAGATGTGGCAGGCCGAGACCTTCGACCCGGCCACCATCGACCGCGAGCTGGGCTGGGCCCATGACCTGGGCTTCAACAGCATGCGCGTGTTCCTCCACGACATCCCCTACAAGCAGGACCCCGAGGGCTTCCTCAAGCGGATCGACCAGTTCCTGGAGATCGCCGCCCGCCACGAGATCGGCGCCATGATCGTCCTCTTCGACGGCGTCTGGGACACCGACCCCAAGCCCGGCAAGCAGCGCGACCCGAAGCCCGGCCTGCACAACTCGGGATGGGTCCAGGGCCCCGGCCGCGCGATCCTCGGCGACCCCGCTCGCCACGACGAGTTGAAGGATTACGTCGTCGGCGTCGTCGGCCGCTTCAAGGACGACCCCCGCGTCCACGCCTGGGACCTGTTCAACGAGGCCGACAACCCCAACACCAACAGCTACGGCTCCACCGAGCTGAAGGACAAGCGCGACCGCGCCTGGGACCTCCTCCGGAAGACGCTCGCCTGGATCCGCCCGCTGGACCCCAGCCAGCCCCTCACCATGGGACTCTGGACCGGCGACCTCACCGACCCGGCGAAGCTGTCGCCCTTCAACAAGTTCCAGATCGAGCAGTCCGACGTCATCACCTTCCACAACTACAACCCGCCCGCGAAGATGAAGGCCGACGTCGACGCCCTGAAGAAGTACGGCCGACCCGTCCTCTGCACCGAGTACATGGCCCGCCCCAACGGCAGCCGGTTCGACCCGCTCCTCGGCTACCTCAAGGCCGAGAAGGTCGGCGCGTACAACTGGGGCTTCATCGACGGCAAGAGCCAGACCATCTACCCGTGGGACTCGTGGAAGAAGCCCTACGACGGCGAGCCCCCCGTCTGGTTCCACGACATCCTCCGCACCAACGGCCAGCCCTACGACCAGGCCGAGGTGGACTACATCAAGTCCGTCACCGGCGCGAAGAAGTAAGAGCCCGGACGCCGTCGGATTTCACGCCCGTCCGGCCGTCGCGACCATGACTTCCCCCCCGGTGGGGGAAGGTGGCCGAAGGCCGGATGAGGGGGACCATCATCGCGGTCGAGTCGAATAGCCGACGGTTTCCGTGCTCGTCTCCCCCTCATCCGGCCCTGCGGGCCACCTTCCCCCGCGAGGGGGGAAGGACGTCGTTCGGTCCGCCAGCCCTCCTTCCGAGACAGACTCCAAACGCGTGACAAAAACCGAGGGCCGCGCATGAGCACCGTCATCCGGCCCCTGGCCGAGGCCGACCTGGAGGCGCTCTCGCGGTTCCTGACGGCGGGCTTCCAGACCCCGGCCGACGCCGAGTTCGCGGCCGTCGACCTCCTGCGCTGGAAGTTCCTGGACCCCCGCGACGACGCCCCCGGCCCCCGGAGCTTCGTGGCGGTCGACGAATCGACCGGCGCGATCGTGGGGCACGTCGGCGTCTGCCCGACCGCCTTCGCCGCGCCGGGCCTCGACGCCGCCGTCCCCGCACTCCACATGATCGACTGGCTGGGCTCGCGCGAGCACCGCTCGGTCGGCGCCAGCCTGATGCGCCGGGCGCACGAGACGGCCCCGGTCCAGTTCGGCCTGGGGGGGAGCC includes:
- a CDS encoding cellulase family glycosylhydrolase, giving the protein MRRTRPTLAGILATAAIALAGATLGTPSRAEDGPWPVAKAAAWGEAHPWLVGCNYCPSTAINQLEMWQAETFDPATIDRELGWAHDLGFNSMRVFLHDIPYKQDPEGFLKRIDQFLEIAARHEIGAMIVLFDGVWDTDPKPGKQRDPKPGLHNSGWVQGPGRAILGDPARHDELKDYVVGVVGRFKDDPRVHAWDLFNEADNPNTNSYGSTELKDKRDRAWDLLRKTLAWIRPLDPSQPLTMGLWTGDLTDPAKLSPFNKFQIEQSDVITFHNYNPPAKMKADVDALKKYGRPVLCTEYMARPNGSRFDPLLGYLKAEKVGAYNWGFIDGKSQTIYPWDSWKKPYDGEPPVWFHDILRTNGQPYDQAEVDYIKSVTGAKK